In Acetobacteroides hydrogenigenes, a single window of DNA contains:
- the mnmA gene encoding tRNA 2-thiouridine(34) synthase MnmA, with product MSKGKVVVGLSGGVDSSVAAYLLKEQGYEVIGMYMQNWHDTTGTLEGDCPWNDDLMIAEMVAKKLDIPFIFIDLSDTYTDRVVSYMFSEYERGRTPNPDVLCNSEIKFEAFLKAALDQGADYLATGHYCRKDTIDVDGKPTYRLLAGSDPNKDQSYFLCQLSQEQLSKALFPIGHLLKPEVRRIAAEQDLPTAEKKDSQGLCFVGKIDLPVFLQQKLAAKPGITVEIDPAFYDKLPQRTTLQEMARPYFYHPNNGKKVGTHNGAHFFTIGQRKGINVGGKALPLFVIAIDVENNTLYVGQGHEHPGLNRKGLFIKEAEIHAIRPDLAMSVGEERRYKVRIRYRQPLQDATLYRTQEGLYIIFDTPQRGITAGQFAAWYDNEELVGSGVIFE from the coding sequence ATGAGTAAAGGAAAAGTTGTAGTTGGACTATCGGGCGGTGTCGATTCGAGCGTTGCCGCCTACCTGCTTAAGGAGCAGGGGTACGAGGTTATCGGCATGTACATGCAAAACTGGCACGACACCACGGGTACGCTCGAAGGCGATTGCCCTTGGAACGACGACCTGATGATTGCCGAGATGGTAGCCAAGAAGCTCGATATCCCATTTATCTTTATCGACCTTAGCGACACCTACACCGATAGGGTGGTTAGCTACATGTTCTCGGAGTACGAGCGCGGGCGAACACCCAACCCCGATGTACTCTGCAACAGCGAGATTAAGTTTGAAGCATTCCTAAAGGCAGCACTCGATCAAGGGGCTGACTACCTAGCAACTGGGCACTACTGCCGTAAGGATACCATTGACGTTGATGGAAAACCAACCTATCGGCTGCTTGCCGGATCGGACCCTAACAAGGACCAGAGCTACTTCCTTTGCCAGCTCTCGCAGGAGCAGCTCTCCAAGGCGCTCTTTCCAATCGGGCACCTGCTAAAGCCAGAAGTCCGCAGAATTGCAGCGGAGCAGGATCTTCCTACCGCCGAAAAGAAGGACTCACAAGGGCTGTGCTTTGTGGGGAAAATCGATCTTCCCGTATTCCTTCAGCAAAAGCTAGCCGCAAAGCCCGGTATCACCGTCGAAATCGATCCTGCATTTTACGACAAGCTCCCCCAACGAACAACGCTTCAGGAGATGGCTCGCCCCTACTTCTACCATCCAAACAATGGGAAAAAGGTAGGAACGCACAACGGCGCCCACTTCTTTACCATTGGTCAGCGAAAGGGGATAAACGTAGGCGGCAAGGCGCTACCGCTGTTCGTTATTGCCATCGACGTTGAGAACAACACGCTCTACGTTGGACAGGGGCACGAACATCCAGGGCTTAACCGTAAGGGACTTTTCATAAAAGAAGCCGAAATTCACGCCATTCGTCCCGACTTGGCCATGAGCGTTGGCGAAGAGCGCCGCTACAAGGTGCGCATCCGCTACCGCCAGCCGCTGCAGGACGCAACGCTATACCGTACACAAGAGGGCCTATACATCATCTTCGACACCCCGCAACGCGGCATCACCGCCGGACAATTTGCGGCATGGTACGACAACGAGGAGCTCGTAGGTTCGGGGGTGATCTTCGAATAG
- a CDS encoding 4-phosphoerythronate dehydrogenase: MKIVVDDKIPYLEGVLEQYFDEVVYSTGSHFTRELVKDADALLVRTRTKCDAKLLDGSNVRMIATATIGHDHIDKGYCKKNGISWVNAPGCNAYGVVQYVLSALAHISNVGNGSLEGKTLGIVGVGEVGRRIAAVASHLGLKVLLNDPPRARAENSTDFVDLGTLLQQSDIVTLHVPLIREGVDRTFHLADKHFFAKFGKPMVFINASRGEVVDGGALKLAIANQRVSYSVLDVWENEPCIDADLLRMVSVATPHIAGYSLEGKSNGTAMAVNEILRFFGFETDTKWLPQQLPMLENRIVFNGENGIEQGIKDCILSSYNIVTDDAALRKSPDLFEHLRGNYRVRRELSYYEISNVNDEQVAARLKGLTFKVNYNG, from the coding sequence ATGAAAATTGTTGTAGACGATAAAATCCCTTATCTAGAAGGTGTTCTAGAGCAATACTTTGATGAGGTTGTTTATTCTACAGGTAGCCATTTTACCCGTGAACTGGTAAAGGATGCTGATGCTTTGCTGGTACGGACACGTACAAAATGTGATGCGAAACTTTTAGACGGCAGCAATGTAAGAATGATTGCTACCGCAACAATAGGGCACGATCATATAGATAAGGGATACTGCAAAAAAAATGGTATTAGCTGGGTAAATGCGCCAGGGTGTAACGCTTATGGTGTGGTGCAGTATGTTTTAAGTGCGCTTGCTCATATTTCTAATGTAGGGAACGGAAGTTTAGAGGGTAAAACGTTGGGAATTGTAGGCGTTGGTGAAGTTGGACGGAGAATAGCTGCTGTTGCCTCCCATTTGGGGCTAAAGGTTCTTTTAAACGATCCTCCTCGTGCCAGAGCTGAAAATTCGACCGATTTTGTAGATTTGGGCACTCTTTTGCAGCAATCAGATATAGTTACTCTGCACGTTCCCCTTATTCGTGAAGGTGTTGATAGAACATTCCATCTGGCCGATAAGCATTTTTTTGCTAAGTTCGGCAAGCCAATGGTGTTCATCAATGCATCAAGGGGTGAGGTTGTGGATGGTGGTGCTTTAAAATTGGCTATTGCCAACCAACGGGTATCCTACTCGGTGCTTGATGTTTGGGAGAATGAGCCTTGTATTGATGCTGATCTGCTTCGAATGGTGAGCGTTGCTACACCGCATATAGCAGGTTACTCTCTTGAAGGAAAGTCTAATGGAACGGCTATGGCTGTTAATGAGATCCTTCGCTTTTTTGGATTTGAAACAGATACGAAATGGTTGCCACAGCAGCTGCCTATGCTTGAAAATAGGATTGTGTTTAACGGCGAAAATGGGATAGAGCAGGGAATTAAAGATTGTATTCTTAGCTCCTACAATATAGTTACAGATGATGCAGCCCTTCGTAAAAGCCCTGATCTTTTTGAACATTTGAGAGGAAATTATAGGGTTCGCAGGGAGTTGTCTTACTACGAAATTAGTAATGTTAACGACGAGCAGGTGGCTGCTCGTCTAAAAGGTCTAACCTTCAAGGTTAATTATAATGGATAG
- the nth gene encoding endonuclease III, whose product MTKKQKYEFIVKYFSEKMPDPKTELKYTTPYELLVAVVLSAQCTDKRVNMVTPNFFKRFPTVDTLAEGSIEEIFDLIRSISYPNNKSKHLHGMAQMLLKSFNGEIPSDVDELQMLPGVGRKTANVIASVIFNKPAMAVDTHVFRVSKRLGLTPNAKNPLDTERELVKHFKEEQIPNAHHWLILHGRYTCFARKPNCKECGLTPVCSYYLDSSSM is encoded by the coding sequence ATGACTAAAAAGCAAAAATACGAGTTCATTGTTAAGTATTTCAGCGAGAAGATGCCAGACCCAAAAACAGAGCTGAAATACACAACCCCTTATGAGCTACTAGTTGCCGTAGTTCTATCGGCACAATGTACTGACAAGCGGGTAAACATGGTTACACCCAACTTTTTTAAAAGATTTCCAACGGTTGACACCCTTGCAGAGGGCAGCATTGAAGAAATATTTGACCTTATTCGATCAATATCATATCCAAACAACAAGTCAAAGCATCTACATGGTATGGCTCAAATGTTGCTAAAGAGTTTCAACGGAGAAATTCCCTCGGATGTTGACGAGCTGCAAATGCTTCCTGGAGTTGGACGAAAAACTGCAAATGTCATAGCATCAGTAATATTCAACAAACCTGCAATGGCTGTAGATACGCATGTATTCAGGGTTAGTAAACGATTAGGGCTAACCCCAAATGCAAAGAATCCTCTTGATACAGAAAGAGAACTTGTAAAACATTTTAAGGAAGAGCAGATCCCTAACGCGCATCATTGGCTAATACTCCATGGCAGGTACACCTGCTTTGCTCGCAAGCCAAACTGCAAAGAGTGTGGATTAACCCCAGTATGCAGCTACTATCTTGACTCTAGTTCA
- a CDS encoding nucleotidyltransferase family protein: protein MKAMIFCAGLGTRLKPLTDDKPKALVPLAGKPLIEHVVERLKSYGFTDIIINVHHFADKVEEFIVKKDYFGVNITVSDERNLLLDTGGGLKKAAHFFGDGKPFLIHNVDIISDINLADLYRRNAESGALASLAVSNRLSSRYFLFDNTMQLVGWKNLKTNEQKIARVGDTYLPFAFNGIHVVNPAIFDLMDGFEGKFSIVDLYLHLAKSHFIEGIDVSKNRIIDVGKPAALLDAEKLIG from the coding sequence ATGAAAGCAATGATATTCTGTGCCGGTTTGGGAACTCGCCTCAAACCGTTGACCGACGATAAGCCAAAAGCGTTGGTCCCTCTTGCCGGTAAACCGCTCATAGAGCATGTGGTGGAGCGCCTAAAATCGTACGGCTTTACCGATATCATCATTAACGTACACCACTTTGCCGACAAGGTGGAGGAGTTCATTGTCAAGAAGGACTATTTCGGGGTAAACATCACCGTATCGGACGAGCGAAACCTGCTGCTCGATACGGGTGGCGGGCTAAAAAAGGCCGCCCATTTCTTTGGCGATGGGAAGCCTTTTCTAATCCACAACGTCGACATCATCAGCGATATCAACCTTGCCGACCTGTATCGAAGAAACGCGGAAAGCGGCGCGTTGGCCTCGTTGGCGGTGAGCAATCGGCTATCGTCCCGATACTTTCTATTCGACAATACGATGCAGCTGGTTGGCTGGAAGAACCTAAAGACCAACGAGCAAAAGATTGCCCGCGTTGGCGATACCTACCTGCCATTTGCCTTTAACGGCATCCATGTGGTGAATCCCGCAATTTTCGACCTGATGGATGGCTTCGAGGGTAAGTTCTCCATTGTCGACCTGTACCTCCATCTGGCCAAGAGCCACTTTATAGAGGGCATCGACGTCTCCAAAAACCGCATTATCGACGTTGGTAAGCCCGCGGCGCTCCTCGATGCCGAGAAGCTTATCGGGTAG
- the plsY gene encoding glycerol-3-phosphate 1-O-acyltransferase PlsY, with product MELALNGIQLFIAYIIGSIPSAVWIGRRFYGVDVREHGSKNAGATNTLRVLGPKAALPVFTLDFVKGFVAVMLVHFSDYTPGTSQFVNFQLLLGALAVIGHIAPIFAGFRGGKGVATLAGIGVALSPVSALLCILVFAVVFVATRYVSVGSMIAGVCYPAFISLLQPNAPMPLVIFGNVVAVLLIFTHRKNIKRLFKGEENRISFKKKKS from the coding sequence ATGGAATTAGCTTTGAATGGAATTCAGCTTTTCATTGCTTACATCATTGGTTCGATTCCTAGCGCTGTTTGGATTGGTAGGAGATTTTATGGGGTAGATGTAAGGGAGCATGGCAGTAAAAATGCAGGTGCAACTAATACGCTTAGGGTTTTAGGTCCAAAAGCTGCGCTACCCGTTTTTACTTTAGACTTTGTGAAGGGATTTGTTGCTGTTATGCTAGTTCATTTCTCTGATTATACTCCAGGAACGAGCCAGTTCGTAAATTTTCAGCTGCTGCTGGGTGCTCTTGCTGTGATTGGGCATATAGCTCCAATTTTTGCAGGATTTCGAGGAGGGAAAGGTGTGGCGACTTTAGCGGGGATTGGGGTTGCTTTAAGCCCAGTTAGCGCATTGCTCTGCATTTTAGTGTTTGCTGTAGTTTTTGTTGCTACACGGTACGTCTCGGTAGGCTCTATGATAGCAGGCGTTTGTTACCCTGCTTTTATTAGCCTATTACAGCCCAATGCACCAATGCCACTGGTTATTTTTGGTAACGTTGTGGCTGTATTGCTCATCTTTACTCACCGTAAGAATATCAAACGCTTGTTTAAAGGGGAGGAGAATAGGATAAGTTTTAAGAAAAAGAAATCGTAG
- a CDS encoding RapZ C-terminal domain-containing protein: protein MDSLLRVAEKFLGAKPEIKPLVGAGSNRKYYRIFHDNSTYIGVVGESIAENEAFIYLAEHLLGKGKRVPKVLAVSDDRLAYIQTDLGDISLYDLLMDGSSSTDELMTKVVEDLVKIEIEGVKGIDPSRFYSIQQMDKRSILWDLNYFKYSFLKCTSVQFDELLLEDSFENMANYLCSLDSNFLLYRDFQSRNMMVNNDNPYYIDFQGARLGPLGYDIVSFLYQAKANFSDDVRKKYLNHYYETLRSYGVDTAQVEASINTFILFRTLQVLGTYGFRGFFEKKVHFLQSIAPALRNLRAVISKEYPFEGGYLMEVCKRLADQACKYEVELPADRLTISVTSFSYRKGIPDDFSGNGGGFVFDCRAIYNPGREEALRQLTGMDALVIEHLDANDEMQEFLGDSLNLVDKAVAKYISRSFNHLLVSFGCTGGQHRSVYSAERCARYIKEKFPSVRVVLTHREQNIRRFLD, encoded by the coding sequence ATGGATAGCTTATTGCGCGTAGCAGAAAAGTTTTTAGGGGCTAAACCCGAAATTAAGCCACTGGTTGGGGCTGGGTCCAACCGGAAGTATTACCGAATATTTCATGATAATAGCACCTATATTGGAGTCGTTGGAGAAAGCATAGCCGAGAACGAGGCGTTTATTTACCTTGCCGAGCATCTTTTGGGAAAGGGGAAGCGCGTCCCCAAGGTCCTTGCCGTATCGGATGATAGGTTGGCCTACATTCAGACTGATTTGGGGGATATCTCTCTTTACGATTTGCTGATGGACGGAAGTTCTTCGACCGACGAGCTAATGACAAAGGTCGTAGAAGATCTTGTGAAAATAGAGATTGAAGGCGTTAAGGGTATTGATCCAAGCCGATTTTACTCTATTCAGCAAATGGATAAGCGCTCTATACTTTGGGATTTGAACTACTTTAAGTATAGCTTTCTGAAGTGCACTAGCGTTCAGTTCGATGAGCTACTGCTCGAGGATTCGTTCGAGAATATGGCCAACTACCTATGCTCGCTGGATAGCAACTTTTTGCTGTATCGCGATTTCCAATCGCGCAACATGATGGTAAATAACGACAATCCCTACTATATCGATTTTCAGGGAGCCCGTCTTGGTCCGCTAGGCTACGATATCGTTTCGTTTCTTTACCAGGCCAAGGCCAACTTTAGCGATGATGTGCGGAAGAAGTACCTAAACCACTACTACGAAACGCTTCGCAGCTATGGTGTAGATACCGCTCAGGTAGAGGCGAGCATTAATACCTTTATTCTATTCCGAACGCTTCAGGTGCTCGGAACGTATGGCTTTAGGGGATTCTTCGAGAAGAAGGTTCACTTTCTGCAGAGCATTGCCCCTGCGCTTCGAAATCTTCGTGCGGTAATCAGCAAGGAGTATCCGTTTGAGGGTGGCTACCTTATGGAGGTGTGTAAAAGGCTTGCCGATCAGGCATGCAAGTACGAGGTGGAGCTTCCTGCCGATAGGCTAACCATTTCGGTTACCAGCTTCTCCTATAGGAAGGGTATCCCCGATGACTTCTCGGGCAACGGTGGCGGTTTCGTATTCGACTGCCGTGCCATTTATAATCCGGGAAGGGAAGAGGCGCTCCGCCAGCTGACAGGAATGGACGCGCTTGTTATCGAGCATTTGGATGCAAACGATGAGATGCAGGAGTTTCTAGGCGATTCGTTAAACCTGGTTGACAAGGCTGTGGCAAAGTACATCAGCCGGAGCTTTAACCACCTGCTGGTAAGCTTTGGCTGCACGGGTGGGCAGCACCGATCGGTGTATTCGGCCGAGCGCTGTGCCCGCTACATCAAGGAGAAGTTCCCCAGTGTGCGGGTGGTGCTTACCCATCGCGAGCAGAACATTCGCCGATTTCTAGACTAG
- a CDS encoding alpha/beta hydrolase — protein sequence MRLRKTIIIALIITATIAAIWFGVGLIVMKNAIISYQPPKSGSSYEDLASTKCFNVARFSKLKRIELTIPSKEDGCLLSGTLIYNPTPSAKTIIYSHMITGSRWDVLKGGKIDSLLARGFNVLTFDQRAHGKSEGTVPSYGFLEKHDLDQWIDTVATIFPNGIIGVEGVSTGAATAILHAGEINPEKETYRKVAFYVFECSYSDLAKQLAYKINQHYYLPNVALSTSLKILDHPFNGFNIYNVSPVKAARYISVPVLFVHSKADSYVPTQMSEELYKAVHAPKMLLLVPKVNHAEAVDSPTLYWNTYDSFLKTIVKIKR from the coding sequence ATGAGGCTTCGAAAAACTATCATCATCGCGCTCATTATAACAGCAACAATTGCTGCTATATGGTTTGGCGTAGGCCTAATAGTAATGAAAAATGCCATTATAAGCTACCAACCCCCAAAGTCGGGTAGCAGCTACGAGGATTTGGCTAGCACCAAATGCTTTAATGTGGCTCGATTCAGCAAACTCAAAAGGATTGAACTAACAATTCCATCAAAGGAAGATGGCTGCCTGCTATCCGGAACCCTAATATACAACCCAACCCCATCAGCAAAAACCATCATCTATAGCCATATGATTACAGGCTCGCGTTGGGATGTTCTAAAAGGGGGTAAAATTGACTCGCTGCTCGCGCGTGGCTTTAACGTGCTCACCTTCGACCAACGCGCACACGGCAAAAGCGAAGGTACGGTTCCCTCCTACGGTTTTCTAGAAAAGCACGATCTTGATCAATGGATCGATACCGTTGCCACCATATTCCCTAACGGTATCATTGGCGTTGAAGGCGTATCAACAGGGGCTGCAACGGCCATTCTTCATGCAGGAGAGATTAATCCCGAGAAGGAGACCTATAGAAAGGTGGCCTTCTACGTATTCGAATGCTCCTACTCCGATTTGGCAAAGCAGCTTGCCTACAAAATAAACCAGCACTACTACCTCCCCAACGTTGCACTAAGCACGTCGCTAAAAATACTGGATCATCCTTTCAACGGCTTCAACATCTACAATGTATCACCAGTAAAGGCTGCTCGTTACATTAGCGTTCCCGTTCTCTTTGTGCATAGCAAAGCCGACAGCTACGTTCCTACCCAAATGAGCGAGGAATTATACAAGGCTGTTCACGCTCCCAAGATGCTGCTACTCGTTCCAAAAGTAAACCATGCCGAAGCAGTAGATTCCCCAACACTCTACTGGAATACCTACGATTCATTCCTAAAAACCATCGTTAAGATTAAGCGGTAA